A single genomic interval of Primulina huaijiensis isolate GDHJ02 chromosome 7, ASM1229523v2, whole genome shotgun sequence harbors:
- the LOC140981039 gene encoding RNA-binding motif protein 25 isoform X2: protein MAEPATVPETTTTGSVLKPNQPDSDNSIPKPSIQSDLSSSSLTPFPNLSPNLSAPPPPSIMPSFRPAVPLVAVPSAGSTPLFSPVPPFQNPGVPPPGVSGMTPVVMASASAVGSGAPPQLLVAPVQQVLTAPYGMAPQPLRYPMHLPNGYPTIPQNFPQGAVRYPSPYAPMMRPGFPPRLLVGVMPPLARPPIIGIRGPLISPVVRQPVISSAGITEKPQTTVYVGKISSTVENDFMLSLLQLCGPVKSWKRVQDPTNGTLKGFGFCEFEFAEGVLRAMRLLNKLNVDGQELMLKVNQATRVYLEHYVKNKTESSKTIQGSEAEVSGIGEPTGSGFDKNEAVKSSDESVKPSLEEEKKDDGEKLNKENPDDSNFGIVTDLDMEADREAFEKLTSMLDERLKNKPLPPPPPPLQTAVDGPGNSNSEQPSGSRDGESDTDMAKHDAEDKNEDEKTGESKLSSDHDRTETGSPDRSRRHDKRRDRERESRQDKEKEFERYEREREQERAKREKDREYKSREEERRYKVREKDWETREREREHWRKREREKEKEKFQERKWEIMDQERDSDDGYGKKRKYKTSDEERKRRQREKEEDLADRLREEEEIAEAKMKAEEELLKKLQEAQKIISAGPAKEHENTILPNDASYLEDRSKAVDQTSGLLPSGGIYESEGVLRNGINDETVNATTDERQAPTRKLGFGLSGSGKRAAIPSVFYEDEDEDAHKEKKMKPLVPIDYSTEEQQAVQSSISEGPMVAAAEYVKRISTVNPKEEKLGIEKEKGRRYHEKSSQRDRGRYEEETSSTREDSRKDHSGRERANKLKTPENQKLLDAKQLIDTIPKTKDELFSYEINWVIYEQNALHERMRPWISKKITDFLGEEEVTLVDYIVSSTQEHINAGEMFERLQSILDDEAEMFVLKMWRMLIFEIKKVETGLAPKART from the exons ATGGCGGAGCCAGCCACGGTACCGGAAACAACAACCACCGGTTCCGTTCTCAAACCTAACCAACCAGATTCCGATAATTCGATCCCCAAACCATCCATCCAATCCGATCTATCTTCCTCGTCGCTAACCCCTTTCCCGAACCTTAGCCCTAATCTGAGCGCGCCTCCTCCGCCGTCGATCATGCCATCCTTTCGCCCCGCTGTTCCTCTTGTTGCGGTTCCCTCCGCCGGCTCCACGCCTCTGTTCTCACCTGTTCCTCCATTTCAGAATCCCGGGGTTCCGCCGCCGGGGGTGAGCGGGATGACGCCTGTGGTGATGGCTTCAGCTTCGGCAGTCGGGAGTGGCGCGCCGCCTCAACTTTTAGTGGCTCCGGTGCAGCAGGTTCTTACGGCTCCTTATGGCATGGCCCCGCAGCCTTTGAGATACCCAATGCACCTGCCGAATGGCTACCCCACGATCCCTCAGAATTTTCCCCAAG GCGCTGTCCGTTATCCCTCTCCTTATGCCCCAATGATGCGTCCAGGATTTCCTCCAAGACTGCTAGTTGGTGTCATGCCGCCTCTGGCACGCCCGCCAATCATTGGAATTCGCGGTCCATTAATTTCTCCTGTTGTTAGGCAGCCTGTTATCTCAAGTGCCGGAATAACGGAGAAGCCGCAGACAACTGTTTACGTTGGGAAGATATCGTCAACCGTGGAAAATGATTTCATGCTTTCTCTGTTGCAA CTTTGTGGGCCAGTAAAGAGTTGGAAACGAGTGCAAGATCCTACTAATGGTACTCTGAAAGGCTTTGGATTTTGCGAGTTTGAGTTTGCTGAAGGAGTTCTTCGTGCAATGCGACTTCTCAATAAATTGAATGTCGATGGACAGGAGTTGATG TTAAAAGTTAATCAAGCAACTCGTGTTTATCTTGAACATTATGTTAAGAACAAAACTGAAAGCTCGAAGACTATCCAAGGATCAGAAGCAGAAGTTTCTGGGATAGGGGAACCGACTGGATCAGGTTTTGATAAAAATGAAGCAGTGAAGTCCTCCGATGAGTCTGTGAAGCCCTCTTTAGAGGAAGAGAagaaagacgacggtgaaaaattGAATAAGGAAAATCCTGATGATTCCAATTTTGGTATTGTAACTGATTTAGACATGGAAGCAGACCGTGAGGCTTTTGAAAAGCTTACTAGCATGCTGGATGAGAGATTGAAGAACAAACCTCTGCCACCCCCACCCCCACCTCTACAAACAGCTGTTGATGGTCCGGGCAACTCAAACTCTGAACAGCCTTCTGGGTCAAGGGATGGAGAATCCGACACAGATATGGCAAAGCATG ATGCTGAAGACAAAAATGAAGATGAGAAGACTGGTGAAAGTAAGCTTTCGAGCGATCATGACAGGACTGAAACTGGTTCTCCCGATAGGAGTAGAAGGCATGATAAGAGAAGAGACCGAGAACGTGAATCAAGGCAAGATAAAGAAAAGGAATTTGAAAGATATGAGAGGGAGCGAGAGCAAGAACGAGCTAAGAGGGAGAAAGATAGAGAATATAAGAGCAGGGAAGAAGAACGCAGGTACAAAGTGCGTGAAAAAGATTGGGAAACTAGGGAAAGAGAGAGAGAGCATTGGCGGAAGAGAGAGCGTGAAAAAGAGAAAGAGAAATTTCAAGAAAGAAAGTGGGAAATAATGGACCAAGAGCGTGATAGTGATGATGGCTATGGGAAAAAGAGGAAATACAAGACTAGCGATGAAGAGAGGAAAAGGAGACAAAGGGAGAAGGAAGAGGACCTGGCTGATAGATTGAGAGAGGAAGAAGAGATCGCAGAAGCTAAAATGAAGGCTGAGGAAGAACTGCTAAAGAAACTGCAGGAGGCTCAGAAAATTATATCTGCTGGACCAGCTAAGGAGCATGAGAATACGATTTTACCCAATGATGCTTCATATCTTGAAGATCGGAGTAAAGCAGTTGATCAGACCTCTGGCCTCCTACCAAGCGGTGGAATATatgaaa GTGAAGGGGTATTACGGAATGGCATCAATGATGAAACTGTTAATGCTACAACAGATGAGCGACAGGCACCTACCAGAAAGTTGGGTTTTGGTCTTTCAGGGTCTGGAAAACGAGCTGCAATCCCATCTGTATTTTACGAGGATGAGGACGAGGATGCACATAAGGAAAAGAAGATGAAGCCACTGGTCCCAATTGATTACTCAACCGAGGAACAACAAGCAGTTCAGTCTTCCATATCGGAAGGTCCAATGGTTGCGGCAGCAGAATATGTAAAGCGTATTTCAACTGTGAATCCTAAAGAAGAGAAACTTggaatagaaaaagaaaaaggcaGGCGTTATCATGAGAAATCTAGTCAGCGCGATCGAGGTAGATACGAAGAAGAGACTAGTAGCACTCGTGAAGATAGCAGAAAGGATCATTCGGGGAGAGAGAGAGCAAATAAGTTGAAGACCCCGGAAAACCAAAAGCTCTTGGATGCTAAGCAGTTGATTGACACAATTCCAAAGACCAAAGATGAATTGTTCTCATATGAGATAAACTGGGTTATTTACGAACAG AACGCATTGCATGAGAGAATGAGACCATGGATATCAAAGAAAATCACTGACTTTCTGGGAGAAGAGGAGGTTACACTTGTGGACTACATAGTTTCCAGCACTCAGGAACACATAAATGCTGGTGAGATGTTTGAACGTCTCCAATCTATTCTGGACGATGAAGCCGAAATGTTTGTGCTAAAGATGTGGAGAATGCTCATCTTTGAGATCAAGAAAGTAGAGACTGGCCTAGCACCAAAGGCGAGGACTTGA
- the LOC140981039 gene encoding RNA-binding motif protein 25 isoform X1 has product MAEPATVPETTTTGSVLKPNQPDSDNSIPKPSIQSDLSSSSLTPFPNLSPNLSAPPPPSIMPSFRPAVPLVAVPSAGSTPLFSPVPPFQNPGVPPPGVSGMTPVVMASASAVGSGAPPQLLVAPVQQVLTAPYGMAPQPLRYPMHLPNGYPTIPQNFPQGSMPPPGAVRYPSPYAPMMRPGFPPRLLVGVMPPLARPPIIGIRGPLISPVVRQPVISSAGITEKPQTTVYVGKISSTVENDFMLSLLQLCGPVKSWKRVQDPTNGTLKGFGFCEFEFAEGVLRAMRLLNKLNVDGQELMLKVNQATRVYLEHYVKNKTESSKTIQGSEAEVSGIGEPTGSGFDKNEAVKSSDESVKPSLEEEKKDDGEKLNKENPDDSNFGIVTDLDMEADREAFEKLTSMLDERLKNKPLPPPPPPLQTAVDGPGNSNSEQPSGSRDGESDTDMAKHDAEDKNEDEKTGESKLSSDHDRTETGSPDRSRRHDKRRDRERESRQDKEKEFERYEREREQERAKREKDREYKSREEERRYKVREKDWETREREREHWRKREREKEKEKFQERKWEIMDQERDSDDGYGKKRKYKTSDEERKRRQREKEEDLADRLREEEEIAEAKMKAEEELLKKLQEAQKIISAGPAKEHENTILPNDASYLEDRSKAVDQTSGLLPSGGIYESEGVLRNGINDETVNATTDERQAPTRKLGFGLSGSGKRAAIPSVFYEDEDEDAHKEKKMKPLVPIDYSTEEQQAVQSSISEGPMVAAAEYVKRISTVNPKEEKLGIEKEKGRRYHEKSSQRDRGRYEEETSSTREDSRKDHSGRERANKLKTPENQKLLDAKQLIDTIPKTKDELFSYEINWVIYEQNALHERMRPWISKKITDFLGEEEVTLVDYIVSSTQEHINAGEMFERLQSILDDEAEMFVLKMWRMLIFEIKKVETGLAPKART; this is encoded by the exons ATGGCGGAGCCAGCCACGGTACCGGAAACAACAACCACCGGTTCCGTTCTCAAACCTAACCAACCAGATTCCGATAATTCGATCCCCAAACCATCCATCCAATCCGATCTATCTTCCTCGTCGCTAACCCCTTTCCCGAACCTTAGCCCTAATCTGAGCGCGCCTCCTCCGCCGTCGATCATGCCATCCTTTCGCCCCGCTGTTCCTCTTGTTGCGGTTCCCTCCGCCGGCTCCACGCCTCTGTTCTCACCTGTTCCTCCATTTCAGAATCCCGGGGTTCCGCCGCCGGGGGTGAGCGGGATGACGCCTGTGGTGATGGCTTCAGCTTCGGCAGTCGGGAGTGGCGCGCCGCCTCAACTTTTAGTGGCTCCGGTGCAGCAGGTTCTTACGGCTCCTTATGGCATGGCCCCGCAGCCTTTGAGATACCCAATGCACCTGCCGAATGGCTACCCCACGATCCCTCAGAATTTTCCCCAAGGTTCCATGCCTCCTCCGG GCGCTGTCCGTTATCCCTCTCCTTATGCCCCAATGATGCGTCCAGGATTTCCTCCAAGACTGCTAGTTGGTGTCATGCCGCCTCTGGCACGCCCGCCAATCATTGGAATTCGCGGTCCATTAATTTCTCCTGTTGTTAGGCAGCCTGTTATCTCAAGTGCCGGAATAACGGAGAAGCCGCAGACAACTGTTTACGTTGGGAAGATATCGTCAACCGTGGAAAATGATTTCATGCTTTCTCTGTTGCAA CTTTGTGGGCCAGTAAAGAGTTGGAAACGAGTGCAAGATCCTACTAATGGTACTCTGAAAGGCTTTGGATTTTGCGAGTTTGAGTTTGCTGAAGGAGTTCTTCGTGCAATGCGACTTCTCAATAAATTGAATGTCGATGGACAGGAGTTGATG TTAAAAGTTAATCAAGCAACTCGTGTTTATCTTGAACATTATGTTAAGAACAAAACTGAAAGCTCGAAGACTATCCAAGGATCAGAAGCAGAAGTTTCTGGGATAGGGGAACCGACTGGATCAGGTTTTGATAAAAATGAAGCAGTGAAGTCCTCCGATGAGTCTGTGAAGCCCTCTTTAGAGGAAGAGAagaaagacgacggtgaaaaattGAATAAGGAAAATCCTGATGATTCCAATTTTGGTATTGTAACTGATTTAGACATGGAAGCAGACCGTGAGGCTTTTGAAAAGCTTACTAGCATGCTGGATGAGAGATTGAAGAACAAACCTCTGCCACCCCCACCCCCACCTCTACAAACAGCTGTTGATGGTCCGGGCAACTCAAACTCTGAACAGCCTTCTGGGTCAAGGGATGGAGAATCCGACACAGATATGGCAAAGCATG ATGCTGAAGACAAAAATGAAGATGAGAAGACTGGTGAAAGTAAGCTTTCGAGCGATCATGACAGGACTGAAACTGGTTCTCCCGATAGGAGTAGAAGGCATGATAAGAGAAGAGACCGAGAACGTGAATCAAGGCAAGATAAAGAAAAGGAATTTGAAAGATATGAGAGGGAGCGAGAGCAAGAACGAGCTAAGAGGGAGAAAGATAGAGAATATAAGAGCAGGGAAGAAGAACGCAGGTACAAAGTGCGTGAAAAAGATTGGGAAACTAGGGAAAGAGAGAGAGAGCATTGGCGGAAGAGAGAGCGTGAAAAAGAGAAAGAGAAATTTCAAGAAAGAAAGTGGGAAATAATGGACCAAGAGCGTGATAGTGATGATGGCTATGGGAAAAAGAGGAAATACAAGACTAGCGATGAAGAGAGGAAAAGGAGACAAAGGGAGAAGGAAGAGGACCTGGCTGATAGATTGAGAGAGGAAGAAGAGATCGCAGAAGCTAAAATGAAGGCTGAGGAAGAACTGCTAAAGAAACTGCAGGAGGCTCAGAAAATTATATCTGCTGGACCAGCTAAGGAGCATGAGAATACGATTTTACCCAATGATGCTTCATATCTTGAAGATCGGAGTAAAGCAGTTGATCAGACCTCTGGCCTCCTACCAAGCGGTGGAATATatgaaa GTGAAGGGGTATTACGGAATGGCATCAATGATGAAACTGTTAATGCTACAACAGATGAGCGACAGGCACCTACCAGAAAGTTGGGTTTTGGTCTTTCAGGGTCTGGAAAACGAGCTGCAATCCCATCTGTATTTTACGAGGATGAGGACGAGGATGCACATAAGGAAAAGAAGATGAAGCCACTGGTCCCAATTGATTACTCAACCGAGGAACAACAAGCAGTTCAGTCTTCCATATCGGAAGGTCCAATGGTTGCGGCAGCAGAATATGTAAAGCGTATTTCAACTGTGAATCCTAAAGAAGAGAAACTTggaatagaaaaagaaaaaggcaGGCGTTATCATGAGAAATCTAGTCAGCGCGATCGAGGTAGATACGAAGAAGAGACTAGTAGCACTCGTGAAGATAGCAGAAAGGATCATTCGGGGAGAGAGAGAGCAAATAAGTTGAAGACCCCGGAAAACCAAAAGCTCTTGGATGCTAAGCAGTTGATTGACACAATTCCAAAGACCAAAGATGAATTGTTCTCATATGAGATAAACTGGGTTATTTACGAACAG AACGCATTGCATGAGAGAATGAGACCATGGATATCAAAGAAAATCACTGACTTTCTGGGAGAAGAGGAGGTTACACTTGTGGACTACATAGTTTCCAGCACTCAGGAACACATAAATGCTGGTGAGATGTTTGAACGTCTCCAATCTATTCTGGACGATGAAGCCGAAATGTTTGTGCTAAAGATGTGGAGAATGCTCATCTTTGAGATCAAGAAAGTAGAGACTGGCCTAGCACCAAAGGCGAGGACTTGA
- the LOC140981039 gene encoding RNA-binding motif protein 25 isoform X3 yields the protein MIDYVGKSWKASLETTEYPNTSTPFLLTLNKVECSYAYVNQGAVRYPSPYAPMMRPGFPPRLLVGVMPPLARPPIIGIRGPLISPVVRQPVISSAGITEKPQTTVYVGKISSTVENDFMLSLLQLCGPVKSWKRVQDPTNGTLKGFGFCEFEFAEGVLRAMRLLNKLNVDGQELMLKVNQATRVYLEHYVKNKTESSKTIQGSEAEVSGIGEPTGSGFDKNEAVKSSDESVKPSLEEEKKDDGEKLNKENPDDSNFGIVTDLDMEADREAFEKLTSMLDERLKNKPLPPPPPPLQTAVDGPGNSNSEQPSGSRDGESDTDMAKHDAEDKNEDEKTGESKLSSDHDRTETGSPDRSRRHDKRRDRERESRQDKEKEFERYEREREQERAKREKDREYKSREEERRYKVREKDWETREREREHWRKREREKEKEKFQERKWEIMDQERDSDDGYGKKRKYKTSDEERKRRQREKEEDLADRLREEEEIAEAKMKAEEELLKKLQEAQKIISAGPAKEHENTILPNDASYLEDRSKAVDQTSGLLPSGGIYESEGVLRNGINDETVNATTDERQAPTRKLGFGLSGSGKRAAIPSVFYEDEDEDAHKEKKMKPLVPIDYSTEEQQAVQSSISEGPMVAAAEYVKRISTVNPKEEKLGIEKEKGRRYHEKSSQRDRGRYEEETSSTREDSRKDHSGRERANKLKTPENQKLLDAKQLIDTIPKTKDELFSYEINWVIYEQNALHERMRPWISKKITDFLGEEEVTLVDYIVSSTQEHINAGEMFERLQSILDDEAEMFVLKMWRMLIFEIKKVETGLAPKART from the exons ATGATTGATTACGTTGGGAAAAGTTGGAAGGCTTCATTAGAGACTACTGAGTACCCCAACACTTCAACTCCTTTTTTGTTG ACTCTTAATAAAGTTGAGTGCAGCTATGCCTATGTCAATCAAG GCGCTGTCCGTTATCCCTCTCCTTATGCCCCAATGATGCGTCCAGGATTTCCTCCAAGACTGCTAGTTGGTGTCATGCCGCCTCTGGCACGCCCGCCAATCATTGGAATTCGCGGTCCATTAATTTCTCCTGTTGTTAGGCAGCCTGTTATCTCAAGTGCCGGAATAACGGAGAAGCCGCAGACAACTGTTTACGTTGGGAAGATATCGTCAACCGTGGAAAATGATTTCATGCTTTCTCTGTTGCAA CTTTGTGGGCCAGTAAAGAGTTGGAAACGAGTGCAAGATCCTACTAATGGTACTCTGAAAGGCTTTGGATTTTGCGAGTTTGAGTTTGCTGAAGGAGTTCTTCGTGCAATGCGACTTCTCAATAAATTGAATGTCGATGGACAGGAGTTGATG TTAAAAGTTAATCAAGCAACTCGTGTTTATCTTGAACATTATGTTAAGAACAAAACTGAAAGCTCGAAGACTATCCAAGGATCAGAAGCAGAAGTTTCTGGGATAGGGGAACCGACTGGATCAGGTTTTGATAAAAATGAAGCAGTGAAGTCCTCCGATGAGTCTGTGAAGCCCTCTTTAGAGGAAGAGAagaaagacgacggtgaaaaattGAATAAGGAAAATCCTGATGATTCCAATTTTGGTATTGTAACTGATTTAGACATGGAAGCAGACCGTGAGGCTTTTGAAAAGCTTACTAGCATGCTGGATGAGAGATTGAAGAACAAACCTCTGCCACCCCCACCCCCACCTCTACAAACAGCTGTTGATGGTCCGGGCAACTCAAACTCTGAACAGCCTTCTGGGTCAAGGGATGGAGAATCCGACACAGATATGGCAAAGCATG ATGCTGAAGACAAAAATGAAGATGAGAAGACTGGTGAAAGTAAGCTTTCGAGCGATCATGACAGGACTGAAACTGGTTCTCCCGATAGGAGTAGAAGGCATGATAAGAGAAGAGACCGAGAACGTGAATCAAGGCAAGATAAAGAAAAGGAATTTGAAAGATATGAGAGGGAGCGAGAGCAAGAACGAGCTAAGAGGGAGAAAGATAGAGAATATAAGAGCAGGGAAGAAGAACGCAGGTACAAAGTGCGTGAAAAAGATTGGGAAACTAGGGAAAGAGAGAGAGAGCATTGGCGGAAGAGAGAGCGTGAAAAAGAGAAAGAGAAATTTCAAGAAAGAAAGTGGGAAATAATGGACCAAGAGCGTGATAGTGATGATGGCTATGGGAAAAAGAGGAAATACAAGACTAGCGATGAAGAGAGGAAAAGGAGACAAAGGGAGAAGGAAGAGGACCTGGCTGATAGATTGAGAGAGGAAGAAGAGATCGCAGAAGCTAAAATGAAGGCTGAGGAAGAACTGCTAAAGAAACTGCAGGAGGCTCAGAAAATTATATCTGCTGGACCAGCTAAGGAGCATGAGAATACGATTTTACCCAATGATGCTTCATATCTTGAAGATCGGAGTAAAGCAGTTGATCAGACCTCTGGCCTCCTACCAAGCGGTGGAATATatgaaa GTGAAGGGGTATTACGGAATGGCATCAATGATGAAACTGTTAATGCTACAACAGATGAGCGACAGGCACCTACCAGAAAGTTGGGTTTTGGTCTTTCAGGGTCTGGAAAACGAGCTGCAATCCCATCTGTATTTTACGAGGATGAGGACGAGGATGCACATAAGGAAAAGAAGATGAAGCCACTGGTCCCAATTGATTACTCAACCGAGGAACAACAAGCAGTTCAGTCTTCCATATCGGAAGGTCCAATGGTTGCGGCAGCAGAATATGTAAAGCGTATTTCAACTGTGAATCCTAAAGAAGAGAAACTTggaatagaaaaagaaaaaggcaGGCGTTATCATGAGAAATCTAGTCAGCGCGATCGAGGTAGATACGAAGAAGAGACTAGTAGCACTCGTGAAGATAGCAGAAAGGATCATTCGGGGAGAGAGAGAGCAAATAAGTTGAAGACCCCGGAAAACCAAAAGCTCTTGGATGCTAAGCAGTTGATTGACACAATTCCAAAGACCAAAGATGAATTGTTCTCATATGAGATAAACTGGGTTATTTACGAACAG AACGCATTGCATGAGAGAATGAGACCATGGATATCAAAGAAAATCACTGACTTTCTGGGAGAAGAGGAGGTTACACTTGTGGACTACATAGTTTCCAGCACTCAGGAACACATAAATGCTGGTGAGATGTTTGAACGTCTCCAATCTATTCTGGACGATGAAGCCGAAATGTTTGTGCTAAAGATGTGGAGAATGCTCATCTTTGAGATCAAGAAAGTAGAGACTGGCCTAGCACCAAAGGCGAGGACTTGA
- the LOC140981039 gene encoding RNA-binding motif protein 25 isoform X4: protein MMRPGFPPRLLVGVMPPLARPPIIGIRGPLISPVVRQPVISSAGITEKPQTTVYVGKISSTVENDFMLSLLQLCGPVKSWKRVQDPTNGTLKGFGFCEFEFAEGVLRAMRLLNKLNVDGQELMLKVNQATRVYLEHYVKNKTESSKTIQGSEAEVSGIGEPTGSGFDKNEAVKSSDESVKPSLEEEKKDDGEKLNKENPDDSNFGIVTDLDMEADREAFEKLTSMLDERLKNKPLPPPPPPLQTAVDGPGNSNSEQPSGSRDGESDTDMAKHDAEDKNEDEKTGESKLSSDHDRTETGSPDRSRRHDKRRDRERESRQDKEKEFERYEREREQERAKREKDREYKSREEERRYKVREKDWETREREREHWRKREREKEKEKFQERKWEIMDQERDSDDGYGKKRKYKTSDEERKRRQREKEEDLADRLREEEEIAEAKMKAEEELLKKLQEAQKIISAGPAKEHENTILPNDASYLEDRSKAVDQTSGLLPSGGIYESEGVLRNGINDETVNATTDERQAPTRKLGFGLSGSGKRAAIPSVFYEDEDEDAHKEKKMKPLVPIDYSTEEQQAVQSSISEGPMVAAAEYVKRISTVNPKEEKLGIEKEKGRRYHEKSSQRDRGRYEEETSSTREDSRKDHSGRERANKLKTPENQKLLDAKQLIDTIPKTKDELFSYEINWVIYEQNALHERMRPWISKKITDFLGEEEVTLVDYIVSSTQEHINAGEMFERLQSILDDEAEMFVLKMWRMLIFEIKKVETGLAPKART from the exons ATGATGCGTCCAGGATTTCCTCCAAGACTGCTAGTTGGTGTCATGCCGCCTCTGGCACGCCCGCCAATCATTGGAATTCGCGGTCCATTAATTTCTCCTGTTGTTAGGCAGCCTGTTATCTCAAGTGCCGGAATAACGGAGAAGCCGCAGACAACTGTTTACGTTGGGAAGATATCGTCAACCGTGGAAAATGATTTCATGCTTTCTCTGTTGCAA CTTTGTGGGCCAGTAAAGAGTTGGAAACGAGTGCAAGATCCTACTAATGGTACTCTGAAAGGCTTTGGATTTTGCGAGTTTGAGTTTGCTGAAGGAGTTCTTCGTGCAATGCGACTTCTCAATAAATTGAATGTCGATGGACAGGAGTTGATG TTAAAAGTTAATCAAGCAACTCGTGTTTATCTTGAACATTATGTTAAGAACAAAACTGAAAGCTCGAAGACTATCCAAGGATCAGAAGCAGAAGTTTCTGGGATAGGGGAACCGACTGGATCAGGTTTTGATAAAAATGAAGCAGTGAAGTCCTCCGATGAGTCTGTGAAGCCCTCTTTAGAGGAAGAGAagaaagacgacggtgaaaaattGAATAAGGAAAATCCTGATGATTCCAATTTTGGTATTGTAACTGATTTAGACATGGAAGCAGACCGTGAGGCTTTTGAAAAGCTTACTAGCATGCTGGATGAGAGATTGAAGAACAAACCTCTGCCACCCCCACCCCCACCTCTACAAACAGCTGTTGATGGTCCGGGCAACTCAAACTCTGAACAGCCTTCTGGGTCAAGGGATGGAGAATCCGACACAGATATGGCAAAGCATG ATGCTGAAGACAAAAATGAAGATGAGAAGACTGGTGAAAGTAAGCTTTCGAGCGATCATGACAGGACTGAAACTGGTTCTCCCGATAGGAGTAGAAGGCATGATAAGAGAAGAGACCGAGAACGTGAATCAAGGCAAGATAAAGAAAAGGAATTTGAAAGATATGAGAGGGAGCGAGAGCAAGAACGAGCTAAGAGGGAGAAAGATAGAGAATATAAGAGCAGGGAAGAAGAACGCAGGTACAAAGTGCGTGAAAAAGATTGGGAAACTAGGGAAAGAGAGAGAGAGCATTGGCGGAAGAGAGAGCGTGAAAAAGAGAAAGAGAAATTTCAAGAAAGAAAGTGGGAAATAATGGACCAAGAGCGTGATAGTGATGATGGCTATGGGAAAAAGAGGAAATACAAGACTAGCGATGAAGAGAGGAAAAGGAGACAAAGGGAGAAGGAAGAGGACCTGGCTGATAGATTGAGAGAGGAAGAAGAGATCGCAGAAGCTAAAATGAAGGCTGAGGAAGAACTGCTAAAGAAACTGCAGGAGGCTCAGAAAATTATATCTGCTGGACCAGCTAAGGAGCATGAGAATACGATTTTACCCAATGATGCTTCATATCTTGAAGATCGGAGTAAAGCAGTTGATCAGACCTCTGGCCTCCTACCAAGCGGTGGAATATatgaaa GTGAAGGGGTATTACGGAATGGCATCAATGATGAAACTGTTAATGCTACAACAGATGAGCGACAGGCACCTACCAGAAAGTTGGGTTTTGGTCTTTCAGGGTCTGGAAAACGAGCTGCAATCCCATCTGTATTTTACGAGGATGAGGACGAGGATGCACATAAGGAAAAGAAGATGAAGCCACTGGTCCCAATTGATTACTCAACCGAGGAACAACAAGCAGTTCAGTCTTCCATATCGGAAGGTCCAATGGTTGCGGCAGCAGAATATGTAAAGCGTATTTCAACTGTGAATCCTAAAGAAGAGAAACTTggaatagaaaaagaaaaaggcaGGCGTTATCATGAGAAATCTAGTCAGCGCGATCGAGGTAGATACGAAGAAGAGACTAGTAGCACTCGTGAAGATAGCAGAAAGGATCATTCGGGGAGAGAGAGAGCAAATAAGTTGAAGACCCCGGAAAACCAAAAGCTCTTGGATGCTAAGCAGTTGATTGACACAATTCCAAAGACCAAAGATGAATTGTTCTCATATGAGATAAACTGGGTTATTTACGAACAG AACGCATTGCATGAGAGAATGAGACCATGGATATCAAAGAAAATCACTGACTTTCTGGGAGAAGAGGAGGTTACACTTGTGGACTACATAGTTTCCAGCACTCAGGAACACATAAATGCTGGTGAGATGTTTGAACGTCTCCAATCTATTCTGGACGATGAAGCCGAAATGTTTGTGCTAAAGATGTGGAGAATGCTCATCTTTGAGATCAAGAAAGTAGAGACTGGCCTAGCACCAAAGGCGAGGACTTGA